In Musa acuminata AAA Group cultivar baxijiao chromosome BXJ3-9, Cavendish_Baxijiao_AAA, whole genome shotgun sequence, a single genomic region encodes these proteins:
- the LOC135649676 gene encoding uncharacterized protein LOC135649676, producing MDAKLEMEEFGNREEIRLLVDDDDGLASSCSPAAAMCLCRICHEEEEERNTSMESPCGCSGTLKFAHRECIQRWCDEKGSNVCEICLEKFEPGYTIPEKKTLIDVGVTIRGSLEVPRLNYDPRNPEFVADDDAGFDRAECSPASRRRASYCRSIVLLLMMILLMRNLIAVITVGADRYAFTILTVFLLRASGILLPFYLVMRFVSAFQEAHRQDQLHMENTRRLGWEEEEEEHRIHIRF from the exons ATGGACGCAAAGCTAGAGATGGAGGAGTTTGGGAACAGAGAGGAGATTCGATTGCTCGTGGATGATGACGATGGGTTGGCTTCCTCTTGTTCTCCTGCCGCTGCCATGTGCCTCTGCAGGATTTGccatgaggaggaggaagagaggaacACGAGCATGGAATCCCCCTGTGGCTGTTCTGGGACCCTAAAG TTTGCTCACAGGGAATGCATCCAGAGATGGTGCGACGAGAAGGGGAGCAACGTTTGCGAGATTTGCCTCGAG AAATTTGAACCTGGATATACCATCCCTGAGAAGAAGACCTTGATCGATGTGGGAGTGACCATCAG AGGAAGCTTGGAGGTCCCCAGGCTCAATTACGACCCCCGTAACCCGGAGTTCGTCGCGGACGACGATGCCGGCTTTGATCGCGCCGAGTGCTCTCCCGCGTCGCGTAGACGCGCTTCGTACTGTCGATCGATCGTGCTCCTG CTCATGATGATCTTACTGATGAGAAATCTCATCGCGGTGATCACGGTCGGGGCCGATCGCTACGCATTCACCATCCTCACT GTGTTCCTGCTGAGAGCCAGTGGAATCCTGTTGCCATTCTACTTGGTGATGCGGTTCGTTTCGGCGTTCCAGGAAGCACACCGGCAGGATCAGCTCCAT ATGGAAAATACTCGTAGATTGGgatgggaagaagaggaggaggagcacaGAATCCATATACGCTTCTGA
- the LOC135649675 gene encoding pentatricopeptide repeat-containing protein At3g62470, mitochondrial-like has product MALLLSNSRHRRRFCLSSSLAFDGLRFLSADSRPPDPITPPREDGSGDGGWGGGGGGRPVRLSRGPPLPLPRSPDPPHHRRLHRPRRQTPPFLPRSLPCNYRPPHLQGQVPRFLLNPASPSFSTSSGSPSPSDTDADPDADPDPTCSTQLRPSDPKEVERVCKVIEDLFVSDRNMEAVLDECNVDLNPSLVIDVLERFRHAHKPAYRFFRWAGERSGYSHDSDTYTKMLSVLGKTRQFETMVALLEEMGNKGFLNMDAFKIAIKAFAAAREMKKSMGIFQLMKRFNFEAGLETFNCLIEALAKGKLGKEAQALFEKLKDQYPPDLRTYTLLLLGWCKLKNLVEAGRVWNEMLDKGFKPDVVVHNTMVDGLIRGHRRSDAIKLFELMKAKGPAPNARTYTILIRDLCKVGKMDLAVNCFREMLDAGCQPNVATYTCLIVGFGNARQMDKVSGLLKEMTEKGCPPDAQTYNALIKLMTNRNLPDDAARIYKKMINKGFEPTFHTYNMMMKSYFHGNNYEMGCEVWEEMGRQGICPDVNSYTVFIGGHIRHGRPQEAHRYIEEMISKGMKAPQIDYNKFAADFSRVGKPDMLYELAQKMNFSGKFEVSNVFYGWAERMKNRVKRRVPNQTGKCLF; this is encoded by the coding sequence ATGGCTCTCCTCCTAAGTAACAGCCGACACCGCCGCCGCTTCTGCCTATCGTCCTCTTTAGCGTTCGATGGCCTCCGGTTCCTCTCCGCCGACTCACGCCCTCCAGATCCGATCACGCCGCCACGGGAAGACGGGTCGGGAGATGGAggctggggaggaggaggagggggaaggcCGGTGCGCCTCTCTCGTGGTCCTCCTCTGCCCCTGCCTCGTTCTCCTGATCCTCCTCATCATCGTCGTCTCCATCGTCCTCGCCGTCAAACTCCGCCTTTTCTGCCGCGGTCCCTTCCGTGCAACTATCGCCCACCTCATCTACAAGGACAAGTGCCACGGTTCCTCTTGAACCCTGCATCTCCATCTTTCTCCACCTCCTCCGGCTCCCCTTCCCCCTCCGACACTGATGCTGATCCCGATGCCGACCCCGATCCCACCTGCTCGACACAATTAAGACCGTCGGACCCCAAGGAGGTGGAGCGGGTGTGCAAGGTAATCGAAGACCTCTTTGTCTCCGACCGAAACATGGAGGCCGTGCTCGATGAGTGTAACGTCGACCTCAACCCTTCCCTTGTGATCGACGTCCTCGAACGCTTCCGCCACGCCCACAAGCCAGCATATCGATTCTTTCGGTGGGCAGGTGAGCGCTCAGGATACTCCCACGATTCTGATACCTATACCAAGATGCTGAGCGTCCTCGGGAAGACTCGGCAGTTCGAGACGATGGTGGCATTGCTTGAAGAAATGGGAAACAAGGGATTTCTGAATATGGATGCCTTCAAGATTGCGATCAAGGCCTTTGCAGCCGCACGCGAGATGAAGAAATCCATGGGGATTTTTCAGCTAATGAAAAGATTCAACTTTGAGGCAGGGCTGGAGACATTCAACTGCTTGATTGAAGCCTTGGCGAAAGGAAAGCTCGGGAAGGAAGCTCAAGCACTGTTTGAGAAGTTGAAGGATCAGTACCCGCCTGATCTCCGGACTTATACCCTGCTCCTTCTAGGGTGGTGCAAGCTGAAGAATCTAGTGGAGGCTGGAAGGGTTTGGAATGAGATGTTGGACAAGGGATTCAAGCCAGATGTTGTTGTACATAACACAATGGTTGATGGACTGATTCGGGGACACAGAAGGTCAGATGCGATCAAGCTTTTTGAGCTGATGAAAGCTAAGGGGCCAGCACCAAATGCTAGGACATATACAATCTTGATACGAGACCTTTGCAAGGTTGGAAAGATGGACCTGGCAGTCAATTGTTTCCGGGAAATGCTGGATGCTGGGTGTCAGCCGAATGTTGCAACCTACACTTGCTTGATTGTGGGGTTTGGAAATGCTCGGCAGATGGATAAAGTTTCAGGATTGCTGAAGGAGATGACTGAGAAAGGATGCCCACCAGATGCACAGACATACAATGCCTTGATAAAGCTTATGACCAATAGGAACTTACCAGATGATGCTGCTAGGATTTACAAGAAGATGATTAACAAAGGCTTTGAGCCAACGTTTCACACATATAATATGATGATGAAGTCTTACTTCCATGGAAATAATTATGAAATGGGCTGTGAAGTGTGGGAAGAAATGGGTCGACAGGGGATTTGTCCTGATGTTAATTCTTACACAGTCTTTATTGGAGGGCACATACGGCATGGAAGGCCACAGGAGGCACACAGATACATAGAGGAGATGATAAGCAAAGGAATGAAAGCTCCTCAGATAGACTACAATAAGTTTGCAGCTGATTTTTCTAGGGTCGGAAAGCCTGATATGCTATATGAGTTGGCACAGAAAATGAATTTCTCTGGGAAGTTTGAGGTTTCCAATGTTTTCTATGGTTGGGCAGAGAGAATGAAGAACAGGGTCAAAAGGAGAGTTCCCAATCAGACTGGGAAATGCCTTTTCTAA